DNA from Lagenorhynchus albirostris chromosome 15, mLagAlb1.1, whole genome shotgun sequence:
ttttaaaatttatttttggctctgttgggtcttcgttgctgcgcgcgggctttctctagtctcagcgagcgggggctactcttcgttgcggtgcacaggcttctcattgcagtggcttctctcgttgcggagcacgggctctaggcacatgggcttcagtagttgtagcacacaggctcagtaattgtggtgcacgggcttaattgctccgcagaatgtgggatcttcctggaccagggctcgaacccgtgtgccctgcattggcaggcggattcttaaccactgcgccaccagggaagccccctgtgaagcatttttaaaggcatggAAAGCTTCTGATAAGAGTTACTGTAGACCAAGCTAAGATCATTATCGCATAGCCAAGCGTGGGGGATGAGAACCTATAGTAGTCAATTTTGAGTTGTTCCTGTTACTTAGAGTGTTAAGAGGGCAAGAAAAGATGTTGACTTTTTGGATGGCAAACTTGATCTCTCACAGTAGGACCTTGATGAACATAGACTGAGACACCCCTGGGAACCCTGGGTAGTCATTAAAAATGAGTGGTGTGGTCTGCAGCAGCCCAGTTATGGCTCTGCAGCTGCTGTTTAGGAAATCATGGGAGGCCAGTATCTCTGCTACTGGCTCTGGAGTCCAGAGCAGCTCTGGCTGCCTAATTACAGATTATCTGCTCTCAGTGAGAGAGTCACGAGATACCTGGTgggctgcagcttccaggagagGTGGAAATGGATCCAGGCCACAGCCACCCCAGCGTTCTCCAGGACCAGCTGAGGGGGTGCCACCCTTCTGTAAAACTGGCTGATGGCTTTAGCAGGGGTCAGTCTAGTGTCTTGGCTCAAGAGGGTCAGACTGTAAAACTGATTATCTGTGATGAACTTTAATTGCTAGTCACATTTTTTACTCTTAGAAGGTAGTcagttttattttcaactttagaTAACTTTGTTTGCCAGTTGTGTTTCTTAGTCCAAGCACAAGAAATTTTTCCTTTCTAGGTTTTAAGTTTTGTCTTTCTACCATACAAATGACTTAGGTGAACGTGAAGTATCTTATTATATTCCCTGACACCTGTAGTAAATTGCCGATGTGACcagtggctttgttttttttccacacCAGGTGCTATATTAGAAGAGTACCAGTCATAGCAGACATTTTTGTGGTGCTTGTCCAGTGCCGGGCACTGTGCCAACATCTTTACATATGTTAACAAAtccatcttcacaacaaccctatgtgGTAGGGACACAGACGAAGAAGCTGAgactctgagaggttaagtaccTGCCCGAAGTCACAGAGCTattaagtggtagagctgagatttgaactcaaGGTTTGGACCCCAACATTTGTGCTCTTCCCCACTCTGCTTTACTCTCAAGTCTCCTTTGTCTATAAAGTGGGACCAGCCGTGATTGTGTGCCATAGGTTTAATCTGGGGATGAAATGAGCCCATAGCTATGACAGAACATTGCAAGTAAAGAGCACTGTTGTGACAGCAGGGGCGAGTGTTACATGTTCTTCATGATTGCATCTGAGTCCGCTGTGTTTGGATAAAGGGACCAGGGGATTTAGCCAGTCACTCCATGTGGTGCACCCTCCCCCAGATCCTCCCCTCTGGTCTTATTTGTGGGAGCCTGCATCCAGTACATGGTTTGGTACTGCATCAGGTGattgtgtgtttccttttttgtccCTTTGAACACATAAGGGTACAGGTTTGGGTGGTGCTTGGTGAGGGGTACCTGAGGTCTGCAGCCTCTGCTGAGAGCACCTCAAGCAGCACAcagcctggggcccagggcaATCAAGGAAGCtgcttccctcccaccttcttAAACTGCCAATCCTTGTGCAGGGAGAAAGGGAGGCCACAAAGGCCGGGCAAGGCAGTACACGAGCCCCGAGGAGATCGACGCACAGCTCCAGGCTGAAAAGCAGAAGGCCAGGGTGAGTACGTGCCTGTCCGGGCCACTCCAGTAGCCCAGGGCGGCACCCAGCGCTTTTGGCACCTGGAGAGGCCAGGCAAGGACCACCCATTCTCAAGAAGCAGCTAACACCTGAGGTTCGATTGGAGGGGACAGGCAGCAGGTAGCAGATGGGAGTCCCAGAGCAACGGCTGAGAGTCCGGAGGAGAGCCAGCCTCTGACTGGATCAGTTAGAACTTTGTCCACTCAGCAGCGGGTGCCTTGGTGGGTCTCTGTTTGTGATCCTGTGTTCCTGCTCCTGTTCCTCTCTCCCTCGCCCAGCTCTGCCCGTCTGCAGCTCGGGCTCTCGGCACCCCTACTTGTGTGCTCCAGCCATGCAGGACTGCTGCCAGCCCTGCTGTGACATGATGCCCCTGCCTTCCCACACCCCCAGCAGGCAGAGTGCCATTCGTTCCTTCAGACCTTGCTCAGCATCCCCTCCTCCGTgactcccacccttccccctccggtCGAAGCTTAGGCGGTCCCTCTATTCTGTTCCCCCAGTCCTTTTTCCAGCCCACTGTCAGGAAACAGAACGTGTTTCCATCGTTGGTGTCCATGTCCCTACCACACCATTAGATCCTCACCTGGCTAAGGGCCAAAGGGAGCACAGTCAGGCTGGATGAGGGGCACGGCTGTGAAGTGTCAGGGAGACTGACACTTCATGCCCATCAGAGGGGCATGGGGTGGcgtggggtggtggggagggcctGGTGGAGGAACCAGAGGCTGACCAGGACCTTGGAGAGTGTGTGGGCAGGTGCTAAGGGGCAAAGGTCGTATGGTTTTTGTAAGGGATGTTTTTGGCTGGGAGGCAAAGGTAGAGGGAAGCGTCCTGTCGGCGTGGTGTCATGGGAAGCTGGCACAGCCGGGCCTCTGTGTGGGCAGGCTGGAGTGGCTGGCCCGCCACGGACTGAGAGTGGAAAGCAGGGGGCCTTGCCCAGGACAGCAAGGACAGTTTGGCAGCTCCACGTGGCAGCAGGGAGAGCGGGAGGGAAGCTGAGCAGGCCTGTGCTTTCCAGCCCCACAGCCACGTCCTTTGGACCCTAGGAGACGAGCTGCTCACCCTGGTTGTCTGAGGTACCTGGGCTGAGAAGAGGAGCAGGGCCTTTTATGGCTGTACGAGGTGGTGGTTGGACTGGAATTGGCTTCCAGGCTGTGGAGCCTAGTGGAGAGGCTGCTTCTGACACAGGTCCCCCACTGGAGGCCAGCATGGCAGAGTGGGACTCTAATCATACTTGGCCGCAGCCTTCTGGGGGCCTGATTTCTCAAGGTCCACAGTCTGGGGGTGGTGGCGGCTGGATCACAGTCTTGGgggtttgttttgcatttttgataCCTCACGTCCATTTCTGAAACAGGAAGAAGAGGAACAAGGAGAAGAAGGTGGAGATGGGGCTGCAGGTGAtcccaaaaaggagaaaaaatcccTAGACTCAGATGAGAGCGAGGATGAAGAAGATGATTACCAGGTACTGAGTCTGAGTGGGGCCTGGGACCTAGActcatccattcagcaaacattaCCCGTCCCAGTAGTACAGGCAGAGTCCTTGCTCTTAAGGGTTTACATTGTAATAGGGAGGTACAGACgataaggaatgaatgaacagtaTGATTTCAAGCAGCCAGAAGTATTATGAATAAGACAGACCGTGATCGAGGGTACTTGGAGTAGTGTGTGCTGAGGTGACTTTTAAACTGAGATCTGAAAAGCAAGGTGGAGCCAGCTGTGTGAAAACTGTTGTTCAGAGTAGTCGAGGCAGCCAGGTTagcaagggcaaaggccctgGGAACAACCTGGGCAAGTTCAAGGAACAGAGAGGCTAGTGGGGCTGTGACTTGGTTGGTACAAAGTGGAGTGGTGAggaatgaaggaggaaaggttggCAAGGGCAGCTCCTGTGCAGCTGTTGAAGGGTTTTGGTTTCATTGTGGTAGGTAGTGGGCAGCTGGCAGAGGCCTTGAAGTAGGAGACAGAGATGAccagatttgcttttttttttttttccggtacgcgggcctctcactgttgtggcatcttctgttgcggagcacaggctccggatgcgcaggctcagcggccatggctcacgggcccagccgctccgcagcatgtgggatcttcccggaccggggcacgagcccgtgtcccctgcatcggcaggcggactctcaaccactgcgccaccagggaagcccgcttttttctttttttaatagatattatttatttatttatttttggccgtgttgggtcttcgttgctacatgtgggcttctctagttgcggcgagcgggggctactgttcgttgcggtgtgcgggcttttcattgcggtggcttctcgttgcggagcatgggctctaggtgcacgggctccactagttgcagcacgcaggctcagtagttgtggctcacaggctctagagcacaggctcagtagttgtggcgcacgggcttagttgctctgcggcatgtgggatcttcccagaccagggctcgaacccctgtcccctgcattggcaggcggatgcttaaccactgtgccaccagggaagcccccagatttgcttttaaaagattgttttggctcctCTGCCGAGAGTGAGTTGTAAGGTGTTGAGGGTGGAAGCCAGGAGACGGCAGCAGGTATCCAGATGAGAAATTGTGGCTGCGTTAGGCTGGTGGCAATGGCAGTGGAGAGGAGTGGGCAGATTCAAGCCATGTCTTAGAGGTAGACTCATTGGGGTTTgctgagggaaagaaaaacaaggttGTCTTTAGGATTGGGAGGAACGGGGTGGGTGAGGGCTGAGTCTCTAGTTCTGTTTCAGACAAGTTAAATTTGTGATGTCAGGTATCTGGGTGGAGGTGTAAATGTGTAGCCGATTGGGTAGAGGTGCCTGGAGCTCTGTGCAGTGCTCAGATTAACTGGCGTTTGGAAGCTGTCTCCCTggtcttttaaagagaaaagctgGGTTGACAGGGCCTGAAACTTTGATCGAACCTGTTACGTCTAGCACTTGTGCTCTCACTTCTTTCTGAACTTCCCCAGGGCAGGTGGGAGGTGCGAGCTCCAGGTTCTTGTGCCGCCTCCCCAAACCTGTAGACTGTGTGACTCGTTCCCAAGTCCCATTTCCCCGCTGTCACCCGGATGGCTAGGGATTGGCCCACCCTGCTGTGGGGATCCAGCATGGCTTGTTGCAGTCAGGCATGGCGTTCCATGGAAAACTGCTTTCAGAGGCTGAGCTCGAAGTGAGGGAGTAACTTTCTGTGCTGAGAGCTTGTGAGTTGGCCTCTGCCGCCTGTGAAACTAGGATAACGATCCCTGGTGGCCGGGACTAGGCACAGGATGGGCTCTGGTCACCCGCACTCGCTCTCCCTGCATCTCCCCAGGTGGTGAAGACACCCAAGCACTGTTCCCACCGTGAGGCTGGGCCAGGAGTCACGTGGCCTGGGGGTGGAGCGGGAATTTGTCCTAGTCCAGGAGGATGTGGAGATGGGGAGTGGCCTTCAGGGGCTCTGCAGGCCAAACTTCTCTGACAGCCGGCTTCTTGTCCTATCTTAGCAAAAGCGCAAAGGTGTAGAAGGGCTCATTGACATTGAGAACCCCAACCGGGTGGCACAGACAACcaaaaaggtcacacagctggaccTGGATGGGCCCAAGGAACTTTCAAGGAGAGAAAGGTAACCTCTGCTTCTGAGCCTTGTGACTTGGGCCCGGGGCTGAGGcccccagctcctctgccctTGCTTCCTGGGCTCTTGAGGTCCCCAGTGGCTGGTGGGCGCTCTGGCTCCGGtatttatttctctgtcatctcattctCCCAAAGGCCCTATAGAAGCTTCTCCCccacaaaacaaagcagaaaacagaattttttcccccagtggaAGCATAgcaggaaaaacagaaattatgCTGTAGCCCCTTCCTCCAGGGCACCCCACTCCAGGGATACCTCCCTTATCCAGCCTGATCTGACCCTTC
Protein-coding regions in this window:
- the PDAP1 gene encoding 28 kDa heat- and acid-stable phosphoprotein isoform X2, which gives rise to MPKGGRKGGHKGRARQYTSPEEIDAQLQAEKQKAREEEEQGEEGGDGAAGDPKKEKKSLDSDESEDEEDDYQQKRKGVEGLIDIENPNRVAQTTKKVTQLDLDGPKELSRREREEIEKQKAKERYMKMHLAGKTEQAKADLARLAIIRKQREEAARKKEEERKAKDDAALSGKRMQSLSLNK
- the PDAP1 gene encoding 28 kDa heat- and acid-stable phosphoprotein isoform X3 yields the protein MPKGGRKGGHKGRARQYTSPEEIDAQLQAEKQKAREEEEQGEEGGDGAAGDPKKEKKSLDSDESEDEEDDYQQKRKGVEGLIDIENPNRVAQTTKKVTQLDLDGPKELSRREREEIEKQKAKERYMKMHLAGKTEQAKADLARLAIIRKQREEAARKKEEERKGEDSEAQRC
- the PDAP1 gene encoding 28 kDa heat- and acid-stable phosphoprotein isoform X1 → MPKGGRKGGHKGRARQYTSPEEIDAQLQAEKQKAREEEEQGEEGGDGAAGDPKKEKKSLDSDESEDEEDDYQQKRKGVEGLIDIENPNRVAQTTKKVTQLDLDGPKELSRREREEIEKQKAKERYMKMHLAGKTEQAKADLARLAIIRKQREEAARKKEEERKDGGGCSCPPPPRMLGESSSSGVRSKDDAALSGKRMQSLSLNK